One window of the Pelmatolapia mariae isolate MD_Pm_ZW linkage group LG15, Pm_UMD_F_2, whole genome shotgun sequence genome contains the following:
- the srek1ip1 gene encoding protein SREK1IP1, with protein MAVPGPNKDNIRAGCKKCGYPGHLTFECRNFVKVDPHKDIVLDVSSTSSEESEDDEPQVQRSEKRSGQHRKGSHDSDDDRKRRRKRKKSKDRKSRKRSDSSSSDEEEVSKKKKKCSRSRSSSDEELRKKKKKLKSQKKKSKKNKKEHGKHHKKRQKKRKHESSSSSSSSDSSESD; from the exons ATGGCTGTACCAG GACCTAATAAGGACAACATCAGAGCTGGGTGCAAGAAATGCGGCTATC CGGGCCATTTAACATTTGAGTGCCGAAATTTTGTTAAAGTGGACCCTCATAAGGACATTGTTCTGGATGTGAGCAGTACTAGCAGCGAGGAGAGTGAAGATGATGAACCTCAGGTTCAACGCAGCGAGAAGCGAAGCGGCCAGCATCGAAAAG GTTCCCATGACAGCGATGATGATAGAAAAAGAAGACGAAAACGGAAGAAGAGCAAAGACAGAAAGTCAAGAAAGAG ATCTGATTCATCATCGAGCGATGAGGAGGAggtttcaaaaaagaaaaagaagtgcagcAGGTCGCGCTCTTCCTCTGATGAGGAGCttaggaagaagaaaaagaaactaaaaagccaaaagaagaaaagcaaaaagaacaaaaaagagcaCGGGAAGCAtcacaaaaaaagacagaagaaaaggaaacacgagtcttcttcctcttccagCTCAAGTGACTCCTCAGAAAGTGACTGA